In the Babylonia areolata isolate BAREFJ2019XMU chromosome 34, ASM4173473v1, whole genome shotgun sequence genome, one interval contains:
- the LOC143277488 gene encoding upstream stimulatory factor 2-like, producing MMDMLEPGLEPSHEKEDPDAEEHITLATDDATDEQAAAIASVAGTGGLTLDPNMQFQLRADGNSQGQVTYRVVQLSNDGETTAQVVASNFPPNQVTVIQSPFSNGGSPTPEQQGDARFAYFSAAGGTEGAGVSAQGETLTAATALTPVAAGAGQFYVMMSPQDVLQNPQRTIAPRTSYSPKLEGRSSRDDRRRATHNEVERRRRDKINNWIVQLSKLVPDCVQETKPNQASKGGILSKACEYIQELRGSNKTLMETVKETERMSVDMELYRSQMEELKRQNESLRALLINNNIAIPPNLLPDLV from the exons ATGATGGACATGCTCGAACCAGGACTGGAACCAAG CCATGAGAAAGAGGATCCTGACGCAGAGGAGCACATTACCTTGGCCACTGATG ATGCAACTGATGAGCAGGCGGCGGCCATTGCTAGTGTGGCAGGAACGGGTGGTCTGACCCTTGACCCCAACATGCAGTTCCAGCTCCGTGCTGATGGGAATAGTCAAG GTCAGGTGACGTACCGCGTCGTTCAGCTGTCCAACGATGGGGAGACAACCGCCCAGGTAGTTGCCAGCAACTTCCCTCCCAACCAAGTG ACTGTGATCCAGAGCCCGTTCAGCAACGGCGGCAGCCCCACCCCGGAGCAGCAAGGGGACGCACGCTTCGCTTACTTCTCCGCTGCAGGGGGCACCGAGGGGGCAGGGGTCAGCGCCCAGGGAGAGACCCTCACCGCCGCTACGGCCTTGACCCCTGTCGCCGCAGGAGCTG GTCAATTTTACGTCATGATGTCTCCACAAGACGTCCTGCAAAACCCTCAGCGAACGATCGCTCCACGCACGTCGTATTCCCCGAAACTGGAGGGCCGATCCAGTCGAGACGACAGGAGGAGAGCGACACATAACGAag TGGAGCGACGGAGGCGAGACAAAATCAACAACTGGATCGTTCAGCTGTCTAAACTGGTTCCGGACTGTGTGCAGGAAACCAAACCCAATCAGGCA agcaAGGGAGGGATCCTGTCGAAGGCGTGTGAGTACATTCAGGAGCTTCGAGGCAGCAACAAGACTTTGATGGAGACTGTGAAGGAAACAGAGCGCATGTCAGTAGACATGGAGTTGTATCGTTCTCAGATGGAGGAACTGAAGAGGCAGAACGAGTCTTTGCGCGCCttgttgatcaacaacaacatcgccaTTCCGCCCAATCTGTTGCCAGACCTGGTGTAG